A section of the Methanosarcina mazei S-6 genome encodes:
- a CDS encoding DUF1059 domain-containing protein has product MKIVKCGDLGFRCNFMAAGNELEEVEQAMFDHIEKEHKQELERMSEDDIHHLRHRVSTLLGRSCGCGALHTDDSF; this is encoded by the coding sequence ATGAAAATTGTTAAGTGCGGCGATCTGGGGTTCAGATGCAACTTTATGGCTGCCGGGAATGAACTTGAAGAAGTAGAACAGGCCATGTTTGACCATATAGAAAAAGAACATAAACAAGAACTTGAAAGGATGTCAGAGGACGACATTCACCACCTCAGACATCGAGTATCAACTCTGTTAGGAAGAAGCTGCGGTTGCGGTGCCCTCCATACTGATGATTCCTTTTAA
- a CDS encoding Hsp20/alpha crystallin family protein, translated as MKNPVPRIIKTPVIAMYHDDRREELTIEVELSDVKDENITLMMHENSFYIKAFSETVEYLGSFFLDGPVDPEKAVAANNNGMLTIKVPYKEGFTCARFIHVD; from the coding sequence ATGAAAAATCCCGTGCCCAGAATAATAAAAACTCCAGTTATAGCGATGTATCATGACGATAGACGGGAAGAGCTTACTATAGAGGTTGAACTTTCGGATGTTAAGGACGAGAATATAACTCTTATGATGCATGAAAATAGCTTTTACATAAAAGCTTTCAGTGAAACAGTTGAATATCTGGGATCTTTTTTCCTGGACGGACCTGTAGACCCGGAAAAAGCTGTTGCGGCGAACAATAATGGAATGCTTACGATAAAGGTTCCTTACAAAGAAGGTTTCACCTGTGCAAGATTCATTCATGTAGATTAA
- a CDS encoding ABC transporter permease, with translation MNFEFRAIYWRDMVKFFRYKSMLFSSLIQPVMWLAFFGLAMSDSFDQLTSLIPPVEGVRNVSYLSYMGAGIIAMDVLFSSLFGGTSLMFDKKFSLLRETLASPVPRVHIILGVGLSGVTKAFIQTAMIIGFGKLIGMDFFTGYTLAETLFAMAGIFLLVGIFTLGFLFLSGSIAITIENPEGMQSILTLLSMPLFFVSNALYPVDAFPSFLKFLSMFNPLTLLANGIRYFALGDNFSVIGNHYIYTATDIGVSFLGLLFFALSMLAISLWRFNKVDV, from the coding sequence ATGAACTTTGAATTCCGTGCAATATACTGGAGAGATATGGTAAAATTCTTCAGGTACAAGTCCATGCTATTCAGTTCGTTAATTCAGCCTGTAATGTGGCTGGCTTTTTTCGGGCTTGCAATGTCAGATAGTTTTGACCAGCTGACCTCTCTTATTCCTCCTGTTGAAGGAGTCCGAAACGTCAGTTATCTCTCTTATATGGGGGCAGGAATCATTGCCATGGACGTATTGTTCAGCAGCCTTTTTGGTGGAACCAGCCTTATGTTTGATAAAAAGTTTAGTCTGCTGAGGGAAACTCTTGCAAGCCCGGTTCCCAGAGTTCACATTATTCTAGGTGTCGGGCTTTCCGGTGTGACAAAAGCATTTATTCAAACTGCCATGATAATAGGATTTGGGAAATTGATTGGAATGGATTTCTTTACAGGGTATACACTTGCCGAAACGCTTTTCGCAATGGCAGGCATTTTCCTACTTGTAGGGATTTTTACTCTGGGTTTCCTTTTCCTGTCCGGCTCCATTGCTATAACCATAGAGAACCCTGAGGGAATGCAGTCTATACTTACCCTGCTCAGTATGCCCCTTTTCTTTGTAAGCAATGCGTTATATCCGGTTGATGCTTTCCCTAGTTTTCTGAAGTTTCTTTCTATGTTTAATCCACTGACCCTTCTGGCAAATGGAATCCGCTATTTTGCTTTAGGGGACAATTTCTCTGTAATAGGTAATCACTACATTTACACTGCAACAGACATAGGCGTGTCTTTCCTGGGCCTTTTATTCTTTGCCCTATCAATGCTAGCCATTTCACTCTGGAGGTTCAATAAAGTAGACGTATAA
- a CDS encoding ABC transporter permease yields MIQFVQAAHIASGSIRSAKLRSALTTLGIVIGVAAVIINASLGASFNQFFTDEVSSVGSNFIIAYSDQPNLFYDSELEIIKNTPGILGVSPRKTVSGEINYLSDVKSVSIVGVNGDFQEIQGIKMEEGSFLTDKDIYSAVLGYDLAKEEFGRSISHRSSVDIAFRQEDGTLVIKKFKVKGILEDSKETIVGGDGSTDMIVYIPISTMNEMTGEKDYGAFFAMAESSENIGSISKDVDKRLARSFGISERDLNNEDAKPYTVFDQADVLEETGALGKALSTFLLVLALISLFVGSIGIMNIMLVTVTERTREIGIMKSVGYSSSNILSLFLLESIMVSSLGGLLGTAIGGFGAYILEEALKLPPVFPFKLIEIGILISVLVGVGAGLYPARKAANMNPVDALRYE; encoded by the coding sequence ATGATACAATTTGTACAGGCGGCTCACATTGCTTCAGGAAGCATACGCAGCGCCAAGCTTCGGTCTGCACTCACGACACTCGGAATAGTGATAGGCGTCGCAGCAGTAATTATAAACGCATCCCTAGGTGCCAGCTTTAATCAGTTCTTCACTGATGAAGTTTCCTCAGTGGGCTCAAACTTTATAATTGCATATAGCGATCAGCCAAACCTCTTCTATGATAGTGAGCTTGAAATTATTAAAAACACTCCCGGGATTTTAGGAGTTTCTCCCAGGAAGACGGTATCCGGAGAGATCAATTACCTTTCTGATGTTAAAAGCGTGAGCATTGTGGGTGTAAACGGAGATTTTCAGGAAATCCAGGGAATCAAAATGGAAGAGGGCAGTTTCCTTACAGATAAGGATATTTATTCTGCTGTGCTCGGGTATGATCTTGCGAAAGAGGAATTTGGCAGGAGTATTTCGCACAGGAGCAGTGTTGATATTGCTTTCCGGCAGGAGGACGGCACGCTTGTAATAAAAAAATTCAAAGTAAAAGGGATTCTGGAGGATTCAAAAGAAACTATTGTTGGAGGGGATGGCAGTACAGACATGATAGTCTATATCCCTATCTCGACCATGAATGAGATGACTGGGGAAAAGGACTATGGAGCCTTTTTTGCGATGGCAGAAAGTTCTGAAAACATCGGCAGTATTTCGAAAGACGTGGATAAAAGACTTGCCCGAAGCTTCGGAATTTCTGAAAGGGATCTCAACAATGAAGACGCGAAGCCTTATACTGTATTCGATCAGGCAGATGTCCTAGAAGAGACCGGTGCACTGGGAAAAGCTTTGAGCACTTTTCTGCTTGTCCTTGCTTTAATTTCACTGTTTGTAGGCTCAATAGGAATAATGAATATCATGCTTGTTACGGTCACTGAACGCACAAGGGAGATCGGTATTATGAAGTCCGTAGGTTACAGCAGTTCCAATATTTTGTCCCTTTTTTTACTGGAGTCAATAATGGTCAGCTCTCTCGGCGGGCTACTGGGTACTGCTATAGGAGGTTTTGGAGCCTATATCCTTGAAGAGGCACTTAAACTTCCGCCGGTTTTCCCTTTCAAGTTAATCGAAATCGGAATTCTTATTTCGGTTCTCGTGGGAGTGGGCGCGGGATTGTACCCTGCAAGAAAAGCTGCAAATATGAATCCTGTAGATGCCTTACGATATGAATAA
- a CDS encoding Hsp20/alpha crystallin family protein, producing the protein MAEILRLSPAICAYPDETYENLKIEVVLPGVEKENISFKVVEDGFYVKATKEGVEYTDSYAVCCPISPEKATATYSNGVLKVNVPYQQPFEKAVDVKIE; encoded by the coding sequence ATGGCTGAGATTTTAAGATTATCACCTGCTATCTGTGCGTATCCTGACGAGACATATGAAAATTTGAAGATAGAAGTAGTTCTTCCGGGCGTAGAAAAAGAAAACATTTCTTTTAAGGTTGTAGAAGACGGTTTTTATGTAAAAGCGACCAAAGAAGGAGTTGAGTATACTGACAGCTATGCAGTATGCTGCCCTATAAGCCCTGAGAAAGCTACTGCAACCTATTCAAATGGAGTGCTCAAAGTCAATGTGCCATATCAGCAGCCTTTTGAAAAGGCAGTTGATGTCAAAATAGAATAA
- a CDS encoding ABC transporter ATP-binding protein, with amino-acid sequence MNINENSLPDDKSPIVEVSNVRKSYMLGKMEVPVLSNISLRIEKGEFLAIVGPSGSGKSTLMNLIGCLDRPTEGQVLIKGRDLDGMSDEELARLRGLEIGFVFQTFNLVPRLTAFENVLLPTFANSRSTDPQKRAKELLSIMGLKDRMRHRPGELSGGQSQRVSIARALINDPSILLADEPTGNLDSKTGFEILNIFMDLNKDGRTVVIVTHDPEIAKFADRVILVKDGTIQYN; translated from the coding sequence GTGAACATTAATGAAAATAGTTTACCTGATGATAAGTCGCCTATAGTTGAGGTTTCTAACGTCAGGAAAAGTTATATGCTTGGGAAGATGGAAGTCCCTGTACTTTCAAATATTTCCCTTCGAATCGAAAAAGGAGAATTTCTCGCGATTGTAGGCCCTTCAGGTTCTGGAAAAAGCACTCTTATGAACCTTATAGGCTGCCTTGATAGGCCTACTGAAGGTCAGGTCCTTATAAAAGGAAGAGATCTGGATGGGATGTCCGATGAAGAGCTTGCCCGCCTCCGGGGGCTTGAAATAGGTTTTGTTTTTCAAACATTCAATCTGGTCCCTCGATTGACCGCTTTCGAGAATGTTTTGCTTCCTACTTTTGCTAATTCAAGGAGCACAGATCCGCAAAAGCGTGCAAAGGAACTTCTCAGTATTATGGGACTGAAGGACCGCATGCGCCACAGGCCTGGAGAGCTTTCTGGGGGTCAATCGCAGAGAGTCTCAATTGCAAGGGCACTCATCAATGATCCTTCAATTCTTCTTGCGGATGAACCGACTGGAAACCTGGACTCGAAAACAGGCTTTGAAATCCTTAACATATTTATGGATTTAAATAAGGACGGAAGGACAGTCGTAATAGTTACACACGACCCCGAGATCGCAAAATTTGCTGATAGGGTCATCCTGGTAAAAGATGGAACAATTCAATATAATTAA
- a CDS encoding ammonium transporter, which produces MSKNVQKIEKLLIVICMIFIVLSSPALAVTAEENAEAIEGLQTTLTFLWLLIASGLVFFMHAGFSLVETGLTRSKNTANILMKNFMTVVLGILVYWAVGWGVMYGADAAGLIGTDQFFLAGADNATWNSWFFQMVFAATGATIVSGAMAERTNFKAYLVYCVLMVAVIYPIYGHWVWSGADTALLSGADSPIVKAIGVAHHDFAGSGVVHSIGGYSALAGVLLVGARIGKFRDGKAIPIPGHNLTIAFLGTLILALGWLGFNGGSTLNANDPYMNLVVVNTFLAGAVGAVTTMAITWMKTGKPDPSLTANGLLGGLVAVTAPCGSISNWGAIAIGIIAGIIIYAGVMFNENKLKLDDPVGAIAVHGYCGTWGLISVGLFSIGIGNGILADASYAAAVPGLFYGGGVSLLLIQLVAVLITIVWGFGLSFIIFKILDAVIGLRVSEEEEIMGLDICEHGIRAYPEYLMREE; this is translated from the coding sequence ATGTCAAAAAATGTACAGAAGATAGAAAAACTGCTGATAGTAATCTGTATGATATTTATAGTGCTGTCTTCACCGGCACTTGCTGTAACGGCAGAAGAAAATGCAGAAGCAATCGAAGGGCTTCAAACTACACTTACATTCTTATGGCTGCTTATAGCAAGCGGACTGGTATTTTTTATGCATGCGGGTTTCTCGCTGGTAGAAACCGGCCTTACCCGGAGTAAAAACACAGCCAATATCCTGATGAAAAACTTCATGACTGTAGTTCTCGGCATTCTCGTCTACTGGGCAGTGGGCTGGGGAGTTATGTATGGAGCTGATGCGGCAGGACTTATAGGGACTGATCAGTTCTTCCTGGCAGGTGCGGATAACGCAACCTGGAACAGCTGGTTCTTCCAGATGGTATTCGCAGCCACAGGCGCAACTATAGTTTCAGGAGCAATGGCTGAGAGGACAAACTTCAAAGCTTACCTTGTTTACTGTGTCCTGATGGTAGCAGTAATCTACCCAATATACGGGCACTGGGTATGGAGCGGAGCTGACACGGCTCTCCTGAGCGGAGCCGATAGCCCGATCGTAAAAGCAATAGGAGTGGCACACCATGACTTTGCAGGTTCCGGAGTGGTGCACTCGATAGGTGGGTATTCTGCCCTTGCAGGCGTACTCCTTGTAGGTGCAAGGATAGGCAAATTCAGGGATGGAAAAGCCATACCGATTCCAGGTCACAACCTGACCATTGCTTTCCTCGGAACTCTGATCCTCGCCCTCGGATGGCTGGGGTTCAACGGAGGGAGCACCCTTAACGCAAACGACCCTTACATGAACCTTGTAGTGGTCAATACTTTCCTGGCAGGTGCTGTTGGAGCTGTCACAACTATGGCAATTACCTGGATGAAAACCGGAAAACCAGATCCATCTCTTACTGCAAACGGTCTTCTCGGAGGGCTTGTGGCAGTCACTGCCCCATGTGGCTCGATATCGAACTGGGGAGCCATAGCAATAGGAATCATTGCCGGGATAATCATCTATGCAGGTGTCATGTTTAACGAGAACAAACTTAAACTGGACGACCCGGTAGGTGCAATTGCCGTACACGGATACTGTGGAACCTGGGGTCTGATCTCTGTCGGGCTCTTCTCGATAGGTATAGGAAACGGCATCCTTGCAGACGCTTCGTATGCCGCCGCGGTTCCCGGACTCTTCTACGGAGGAGGGGTAAGTTTGCTTCTTATCCAGCTAGTGGCAGTTCTGATAACCATTGTCTGGGGCTTTGGATTATCATTTATAATCTTCAAGATCCTCGATGCCGTAATAGGACTCAGGGTATCCGAAGAAGAAGAAATTATGGGCCTTGATATTTGTGAGCACGGAATAAGAGCGTATCCCGAGTATCTGATGAGGGAGGAATAA
- a CDS encoding P-II family nitrogen regulator, whose protein sequence is MTRMCKIEAIIKPLKLHQVKDALEEAGFASLTVTDVKGRGQQKGIVQQWRGKKYCVDLLPKTKIEIVVPEEKIEEIIQVIQSTAYTGEIGDGKIFVIPIETVVRIRTGERNGDAL, encoded by the coding sequence ATGACCAGGATGTGCAAAATAGAAGCGATCATTAAGCCCCTGAAACTGCACCAGGTAAAAGATGCCCTGGAAGAAGCAGGATTCGCAAGCCTGACAGTTACCGATGTCAAAGGGCGAGGCCAGCAAAAAGGGATCGTACAGCAGTGGAGAGGAAAAAAATACTGTGTAGACCTTCTTCCAAAAACTAAAATAGAAATAGTTGTGCCGGAAGAAAAGATCGAAGAAATAATACAGGTTATCCAGAGTACAGCTTATACCGGAGAAATCGGAGACGGAAAAATCTTCGTAATCCCGATAGAAACCGTGGTCAGGATAAGAACCGGAGAAAGGAACGGAGATGCCCTGTAA
- the glnA gene encoding type I glutamate--ammonia ligase, which produces MVQMKKCTTKEDVLEAVKERDVKFIRTQFTDTLGIIKSWAIPAEQLEEAFENGVMFDGSSIQGFTRIEESDMKLALDPSTFRILPWRPATGAVARILGDVYLPDGNPFKGDPRYVLKTAIKEAEKMGFSMNVGPELEFFLFKLDANGNPTTELTDQGGYFDFAPLDRAQDVRRDIDYALEHMGFQIEASHHEVAPSQHEIDFRFGDVLCTADNVVTFKYVVKSIAYHKGYYASFMPKPLFGVNGSGMHSNQSLFKDGKNVFYDPDTPTKLSQDAMYYIGGLLKHIREFTAVTNPVVNSYKRLVPGYEAPVYISWSAQNRSSLIRIPATRGNGTRIELRCPDPACNPYLAFALMLRAGLEGIKNKIDPGEPTNVNIFHLSDKEREERGIRSLPADLKEAIDEMKGSKFVKEALGEHVFSHYLCAKEMEWDEYKAVVHPWELSRYLSML; this is translated from the coding sequence ATGGTGCAGATGAAAAAGTGTACAACTAAAGAAGATGTGTTAGAGGCCGTAAAAGAACGAGACGTGAAGTTTATCCGTACCCAGTTTACGGATACACTCGGCATCATCAAAAGCTGGGCAATTCCTGCGGAACAACTGGAAGAAGCTTTTGAAAACGGTGTAATGTTTGACGGATCTTCAATCCAGGGTTTTACAAGGATTGAAGAATCTGATATGAAACTCGCACTTGACCCTTCAACATTCAGAATCCTGCCCTGGAGACCTGCAACCGGCGCAGTAGCCAGGATTCTCGGAGATGTATATCTTCCTGACGGAAACCCCTTCAAGGGAGACCCGAGATATGTACTTAAGACCGCAATCAAAGAAGCCGAAAAAATGGGCTTCTCAATGAACGTAGGGCCGGAACTTGAGTTTTTCCTGTTCAAGCTTGATGCAAATGGAAACCCGACAACCGAACTTACCGACCAGGGAGGATACTTCGATTTCGCACCCCTCGACCGTGCACAGGATGTCCGCAGAGACATTGACTACGCCCTGGAACACATGGGCTTCCAGATAGAAGCCTCCCATCACGAAGTTGCACCTTCCCAGCATGAAATAGACTTCAGGTTCGGAGACGTGCTTTGCACAGCAGACAATGTTGTGACTTTCAAATACGTGGTAAAATCAATTGCTTACCACAAAGGCTACTATGCCTCCTTCATGCCAAAGCCTCTCTTTGGTGTAAACGGATCAGGTATGCACAGCAACCAGTCCCTTTTTAAGGATGGAAAGAACGTTTTCTATGACCCGGACACTCCAACTAAACTGTCCCAGGATGCAATGTATTATATAGGCGGGCTGTTGAAGCACATCAGAGAATTTACAGCTGTTACGAACCCTGTAGTAAACTCTTACAAGAGACTTGTCCCCGGCTATGAAGCTCCTGTTTATATTTCATGGTCTGCACAAAACAGAAGTTCTCTGATCCGTATCCCGGCAACCAGAGGAAACGGAACAAGAATAGAACTCAGATGTCCGGACCCGGCATGCAACCCTTACCTTGCATTTGCTCTCATGCTCAGAGCTGGCCTTGAGGGGATAAAGAACAAAATTGATCCCGGAGAGCCTACCAACGTAAACATATTCCACCTTTCGGACAAAGAACGCGAAGAGAGAGGAATCCGTTCCCTTCCCGCAGACCTTAAGGAAGCAATCGATGAAATGAAAGGCAGCAAGTTCGTAAAGGAAGCCCTCGGAGAACATGTTTTCAGCCATTACCTCTGTGCAAAAGAGATGGAATGGGACGAATACAAAGCAGTTGTCCACCCCTGGGAACTTTCCAGATATCTCTCTATGCTGTAA
- a CDS encoding COG1361 S-layer family protein — protein sequence MGLIKERIIATFFSLLLVASVFACPASAAVGSANLKVTIVETNPYPAKIGEYLTLNIQVENVGGAKADNIDIEVVPEFPFSLDSKENARQNIGALNPGRTATKEFYLFVDKSAKKGSRSIDIRTRTSPNDPWSEQSFDIRVGTETFTSKGTVELAEIVSSPEVFMPGDEGTVTVTLKNTATAATVSIDGKDYDTNARIQAAVLRPLSDGIRVQYAPYYEMGLLGPGESIKLTFNIEVEEDAKEGVHNLELDIEGNSYDYNSRKNIPLKVDSSNIKVITSKPLELVNGQAIVEFDVANTHPNELNSVSIRPEAEGLKFYPAEYFIGPMDPDELFTIKFDAVRDNSSGSDNEDSEGINMSVTASYNNGINRHENVAGNLEFATDSLPSEGNSTVAIAGVIAVIFIPAAVLLYRRKK from the coding sequence ATGGGGTTAATTAAAGAGCGTATTATTGCAACTTTTTTTTCTTTACTTCTAGTTGCCTCAGTTTTTGCATGTCCGGCTTCTGCAGCAGTGGGAAGTGCAAACCTGAAAGTAACGATCGTTGAAACAAATCCTTATCCTGCAAAAATAGGAGAGTATCTTACCCTGAATATACAGGTGGAAAATGTCGGAGGAGCCAAAGCGGATAACATTGATATTGAAGTAGTCCCTGAATTTCCTTTTTCTCTTGACTCTAAGGAAAATGCCCGGCAGAACATCGGAGCTCTCAATCCTGGCAGGACTGCTACAAAAGAGTTCTATCTGTTTGTTGATAAAAGCGCCAAGAAAGGAAGTCGTTCTATAGACATCCGTACGAGAACGAGCCCGAATGATCCATGGAGTGAACAATCTTTTGATATAAGAGTAGGCACTGAGACATTTACCAGCAAAGGCACTGTCGAACTTGCAGAGATCGTCTCGTCCCCTGAGGTCTTTATGCCAGGAGATGAAGGTACTGTCACAGTAACTCTTAAGAATACCGCAACTGCGGCTACAGTTAGCATCGATGGAAAAGATTACGATACCAATGCAAGGATTCAGGCTGCAGTTTTAAGGCCGTTGTCTGATGGAATTCGTGTTCAGTACGCTCCCTATTACGAAATGGGACTTTTGGGGCCGGGAGAAAGTATTAAATTGACTTTCAATATCGAGGTTGAGGAAGATGCTAAAGAAGGAGTTCACAACCTTGAACTTGATATCGAAGGAAACTCTTATGACTATAACAGCCGGAAGAATATCCCGCTCAAAGTTGACTCTTCAAATATTAAGGTGATTACTTCAAAACCACTTGAGCTGGTAAATGGTCAAGCTATAGTAGAGTTTGACGTAGCAAACACTCATCCAAACGAGCTAAACTCTGTCAGCATAAGACCTGAAGCTGAAGGTCTGAAATTTTATCCTGCAGAATACTTCATAGGACCTATGGACCCTGATGAACTGTTCACCATAAAATTTGATGCTGTCCGGGACAATTCTTCGGGATCTGACAATGAAGACTCAGAAGGCATAAATATGTCTGTTACTGCAAGCTATAATAATGGAATTAACAGACACGAAAATGTTGCAGGTAACCTGGAATTTGCAACTGACTCTTTGCCTTCTGAAGGAAACTCTACAGTTGCAATTGCGGGTGTTATTGCAGTCATTTTTATCCCTGCAGCTGTTCTCCTGTATAGAAGAAAAAAATAA
- a CDS encoding ATP-binding cassette domain-containing protein: MTANVIEVNNLEHSYGSVKAVDNISFSVKEGEIFSFLGPNGAGKSTVINILTTLRKIQKGEARVNGYDVAKEAKSVRKSIGIVFQMLCLDHEMTVCENLEYHGKIYSMPKNERKKRIEELLILTELEHKKDTLAKDLSGGMKRRLELARGLMTKPAVLFLDEPTIGFDIQTRMRMWEYLREIKREGTTIFLTTHYMEEADQLSDRISIIDHGKIIVTGTADELKNKLGKDLIYLETSDNKIAADILRAIKSVKTVTEDTKSLRVMIGEDVTHVLPQIIEQIRKAGLEITTVNIKKPSMDDVFVHYTGHGLREGEPQEKPEGIEVLGASE, translated from the coding sequence ATGACTGCAAATGTCATAGAAGTAAATAATCTTGAGCACTCGTATGGCTCTGTAAAAGCTGTTGATAATATCAGCTTTTCAGTAAAAGAAGGGGAAATATTCTCATTTCTAGGTCCAAATGGTGCGGGCAAGAGTACGGTAATCAATATTCTCACAACACTTAGAAAAATCCAGAAAGGGGAAGCCCGGGTTAATGGATATGACGTGGCAAAGGAGGCAAAATCTGTACGAAAATCTATAGGTATTGTTTTTCAGATGCTTTGCCTTGACCATGAAATGACTGTATGTGAGAATCTCGAATACCACGGTAAAATATATTCAATGCCAAAAAATGAAAGAAAAAAGCGTATAGAAGAGCTCTTAATACTAACTGAGCTGGAGCATAAAAAAGATACTCTGGCAAAAGATCTTAGCGGTGGTATGAAGCGAAGGCTTGAGCTTGCGAGGGGATTGATGACAAAACCTGCAGTCCTCTTCCTGGATGAGCCCACAATAGGTTTTGATATCCAGACAAGAATGAGAATGTGGGAATATTTGAGAGAGATTAAGAGAGAGGGCACTACGATATTCCTTACCACTCATTATATGGAAGAGGCCGACCAGCTCAGCGACAGGATCAGTATAATAGATCACGGGAAGATTATTGTAACCGGAACTGCAGACGAATTAAAGAACAAGCTCGGTAAAGATCTTATTTATCTGGAAACCAGTGATAATAAAATTGCTGCAGATATTTTAAGGGCTATTAAATCAGTAAAAACCGTAACCGAAGATACAAAATCGCTGAGAGTTATGATAGGAGAAGACGTTACTCACGTACTTCCCCAGATCATAGAACAGATCAGAAAGGCAGGGTTAGAAATCACGACCGTGAATATAAAGAAACCTTCAATGGATGACGTTTTCGTTCACTATACCGGACATGGTTTAAGGGAAGGGGAACCACAGGAAAAACCCGAAGGAATAGAGGTCCTGGGGGCATCTGAATGA
- a CDS encoding TspO/MBR family protein: MFQRINVPRLLACIIICQLAGIIGSVFTSSSLDTWYIFLEKPSYNPPSWVFFPVWTTLYTLMGISLYLVWEKGLQHKEVKTGVFLFGLQLVLNTLWSLLFFGLKSPYYAFLEILVLWIAILLTIIQFWKISKSASLLLVPYILWVSFAALLNYQIWVLNS; this comes from the coding sequence ATGTTTCAGAGAATAAATGTTCCCAGATTACTGGCTTGTATAATAATCTGCCAGCTTGCAGGAATAATCGGATCTGTATTTACATCTTCTTCCCTTGATACCTGGTACATTTTTCTTGAAAAGCCATCTTACAACCCTCCTTCCTGGGTCTTCTTCCCTGTCTGGACCACACTTTACACACTAATGGGAATTTCCCTGTACCTTGTTTGGGAAAAAGGTCTGCAGCATAAAGAGGTCAAAACAGGTGTTTTTCTCTTCGGATTACAGCTGGTACTTAATACACTCTGGTCCCTGTTATTCTTTGGGTTAAAGTCTCCTTATTATGCCTTTCTTGAGATTCTCGTTCTCTGGATTGCAATTCTGCTGACTATAATCCAGTTCTGGAAAATTTCAAAATCTGCTTCCCTTCTCCTCGTCCCATATATACTCTGGGTTAGCTTTGCAGCTCTGCTTAATTACCAGATCTGGGTTCTCAATTCATGA